From one Catellatospora sp. IY07-71 genomic stretch:
- a CDS encoding PEP/pyruvate-binding domain-containing protein, translating into MSERTMPAADTPTGGPAGLVLDFAGIDAGMLAVVGGKAANLGVLTRAGLPVPPGLCLTTEAYRVVAASAHLDEVYAALARTAKEDVPALTALAGRARAALLAAPIPAEIADAVAAGYARLGDDVPVAVRSSATAEDLPFASFAGQQDTYLNIVGEDAVLDAVCRCWASLWTDRAVVYRAVNGIDDRTVRLAVVVQRMVDSAVAGVMFTADPVTGHRHRAVIDAGPGLGEAVVSGAVNPDHFVVDTPRRAILDRRLGDKRLAIRSLPGGGTEHVTLDGGADQACLSDAQVLALAELGERVEAHYGAPQDTEWAVDGGGTLWLTQARPVTTLFPLPEGAPAAGADTRVYFCFSVAQGVFRPITPMGMAAFRVIASGGAGLFGFPVADPLAGPAVFAPAGQRVFLDVTTAVRSTMGRTLIPKILGVMEARSGAAISGLFGDPRLSNTRRSRLPFVRRVGRVAVKYRIPLRLLRTLAKPGRGLADVDAVGGELDRLLTVPPGATAAQRLDFVQRTLQAEVVHLVPRVMPVAAAGFVALGIADRLLGADAAVGDVQAVLRGIPNNVTTDMDLELWALAVRLRADAPSAALFAGSTVDELAHRYTAGTMPPVARDGVAAFLARYGHRAVAEIDLGMPRWSDDPRYILGVLANYLRMDPGDPAVLTPDRLFAQGAAEAEAMVETLAGRASRRGRLRGRAVRTLLGRARALAGVRELPKYYMVRVIAACRAQLALVGAELAKEGRLAEAGDVYFVDLAEARAGLAGTDLRDLVARRRHAYDEELRRRHIPRVLLSDGTEPGVAPAAAADGALTGTPASAGQVTGVARVIMDPVGAHLEPGEILVAPSTDPGWTPLFLTAGGLVMEMGGANSHGAVVAREYGIPAVVGVPDATGRITTGQLITVDGAAGTVTPS; encoded by the coding sequence ATGAGCGAGCGCACCATGCCGGCCGCTGACACCCCGACCGGCGGCCCGGCCGGGCTGGTCCTCGACTTCGCCGGCATCGACGCGGGCATGCTCGCCGTGGTCGGCGGCAAGGCCGCCAACCTGGGCGTGCTCACCCGGGCCGGGCTGCCCGTCCCGCCGGGCCTGTGCCTGACCACCGAGGCGTACCGGGTGGTCGCCGCGTCGGCGCACCTCGACGAGGTGTACGCGGCGCTGGCGCGTACCGCCAAGGAGGACGTGCCCGCGCTGACCGCGCTGGCGGGACGGGCCCGCGCGGCGCTGCTGGCCGCACCCATCCCGGCGGAGATCGCCGACGCGGTGGCGGCCGGCTACGCCCGGCTCGGCGACGACGTGCCGGTGGCGGTGCGCTCCTCCGCCACCGCCGAGGACCTGCCGTTCGCCAGCTTCGCCGGGCAGCAGGACACCTACCTCAACATCGTCGGCGAGGACGCGGTGCTCGACGCCGTATGCCGCTGCTGGGCGTCGCTGTGGACCGACCGGGCCGTGGTCTACCGGGCCGTCAACGGCATCGACGACCGCACCGTGCGGCTGGCGGTGGTGGTGCAGCGCATGGTCGACTCGGCCGTGGCGGGCGTCATGTTCACCGCCGACCCGGTCACCGGCCACCGGCACCGGGCCGTCATCGACGCCGGCCCCGGCCTCGGCGAGGCGGTCGTGTCCGGGGCGGTCAACCCCGACCACTTCGTGGTGGACACCCCGCGGCGGGCCATCCTCGACCGGCGCCTCGGCGACAAGCGGCTCGCGATCCGCTCGCTGCCCGGCGGCGGCACCGAGCACGTCACCCTGGACGGCGGAGCGGACCAGGCGTGCCTGTCGGACGCGCAGGTGCTGGCCCTGGCCGAGCTGGGCGAGCGGGTCGAGGCGCACTACGGCGCGCCGCAGGACACCGAGTGGGCGGTCGACGGCGGGGGCACGCTGTGGCTGACCCAGGCCCGTCCGGTGACCACGCTGTTCCCGCTGCCGGAAGGGGCGCCCGCGGCCGGCGCGGACACCAGGGTCTACTTCTGCTTCAGCGTCGCGCAGGGCGTGTTCCGCCCGATCACGCCGATGGGCATGGCCGCGTTCCGGGTCATCGCCTCCGGCGGGGCGGGGCTGTTCGGGTTCCCGGTGGCCGATCCGCTGGCCGGACCGGCCGTGTTCGCCCCGGCGGGGCAGCGGGTGTTCCTCGACGTGACCACGGCGGTGCGCAGCACCATGGGCCGCACGCTCATCCCGAAGATCCTCGGGGTGATGGAGGCCCGCTCCGGTGCGGCGATCAGCGGCCTGTTCGGCGACCCGAGGCTGTCGAACACCCGCCGCTCGCGGCTGCCGTTCGTACGCCGGGTGGGCCGGGTGGCGGTGAAGTACCGCATCCCGCTGCGGCTGCTGCGCACGCTGGCCAAGCCCGGGCGCGGCCTGGCCGACGTGGACGCCGTCGGCGGCGAGCTGGACCGGCTGCTCACCGTGCCGCCGGGCGCCACGGCCGCGCAGCGGCTGGACTTCGTGCAGCGCACCCTGCAGGCGGAGGTGGTGCACCTGGTGCCGCGGGTGATGCCGGTGGCCGCGGCCGGGTTCGTCGCACTCGGGATCGCCGACCGGCTGCTCGGCGCGGACGCCGCCGTCGGCGACGTGCAGGCGGTGCTGCGGGGCATCCCCAACAACGTCACCACCGACATGGACCTGGAGCTGTGGGCGCTGGCCGTGCGGCTGCGCGCCGACGCGCCGTCGGCGGCCCTGTTCGCCGGGTCCACGGTGGACGAGCTGGCGCACCGGTACACGGCGGGCACGATGCCGCCGGTGGCGCGGGACGGCGTCGCCGCGTTCCTGGCGCGCTACGGCCACCGTGCCGTGGCCGAGATCGACCTCGGCATGCCGCGCTGGTCCGACGACCCGCGCTACATCCTCGGCGTGCTCGCCAACTACCTGCGCATGGACCCCGGCGACCCCGCGGTGCTGACCCCGGACCGGCTGTTCGCGCAGGGTGCGGCCGAGGCCGAGGCGATGGTGGAGACCCTGGCGGGGCGCGCCTCGCGCCGGGGGCGGCTGCGCGGCCGGGCGGTCCGTACGCTGCTCGGCCGGGCACGTGCCCTGGCGGGCGTACGCGAGCTGCCGAAGTACTACATGGTGCGGGTGATCGCCGCGTGCCGGGCGCAGCTCGCCCTGGTCGGGGCGGAGCTGGCCAAGGAGGGGCGGCTGGCCGAGGCGGGCGACGTGTACTTCGTCGACCTCGCCGAGGCGCGCGCCGGGCTGGCCGGCACCGACCTGCGGGACCTGGTCGCGCGGCGGCGCCACGCGTACGACGAGGAACTGCGCCGCAGGCACATCCCCCGGGTGCTGCTGTCCGACGGCACCGAACCCGGGGTGGCCCCGGCGGCGGCCGCCGACGGCGCGCTGACCGGCACCCCGGCCTCGGCCGGGCAGGTCACCGGCGTGGCCCGGGTGATCATGGATCCGGTCGGCGCCCACCTGGAGCCCGGCGAGATCCTCGTCGCCCCGTCCACCGACCCCGGCTGGACCCCGCTGTTCCTCACCGCGGGCGGCCTGGTCATGGAGATGGGCGGGGCGAACTCGCACGGCGCCGTGGTGGCCCGCGAATACGGCATCCCCGCCGTGGTCGGGGTGCCGGACGCGACCGGCCGGATCACGACCGGGCAGCTGATCACCGTCGACGGCGCGGCGGGCACCGTCACGCCGTCCTGA
- a CDS encoding DUF6232 family protein produces MLTYYRDETVAVTSTYVQIEGRRFRLAELRYVWHRQERPDWRVRRRTAGRGVLNTLMLLSAVAGLVALVGLAASAYGETRLAAAVGRLPVPRNTLLLVAVLLLVVGLVPLVWEWALHRVDDSYDRGNAIYEIWAETDTTQILLMRCDDATRFGKIYRALQRALGH; encoded by the coding sequence GTGCTCACCTACTACCGCGACGAGACGGTGGCGGTGACCTCGACGTACGTGCAGATCGAGGGCCGCCGGTTCCGGCTGGCCGAGCTGCGCTACGTCTGGCACCGCCAGGAACGCCCGGACTGGCGCGTCCGCCGTCGCACGGCCGGCCGCGGGGTGCTGAACACCCTGATGCTGCTGAGCGCCGTGGCCGGGCTGGTCGCGCTCGTGGGGCTGGCCGCCTCGGCGTACGGCGAGACCAGGCTGGCCGCCGCGGTGGGTCGGCTGCCCGTCCCCCGCAACACGCTGCTGCTGGTCGCGGTGCTGCTGCTGGTGGTCGGGCTGGTGCCGCTGGTGTGGGAGTGGGCGCTGCACCGGGTCGACGACAGCTACGACCGGGGCAACGCCATCTACGAGATCTGGGCCGAGACGGACACCACCCAGATCCTGCTGATGCGCTGCGACGACGCGACCCGCTTCGGGAAGATCTACCGCGCCCTGCAACGCGCCCTCGGCCATTGA
- a CDS encoding DUF2203 domain-containing protein, translated as MNVTPPLRDRPDRMIHAALRRPAPRGEGAPTVAGAAAGRGSDILVAMFTLDEARARLAELLPRLEELVGVRADLAELRADLDTGAQSELGGLAEAKALEARLYAGLEEIAEQDIEVKGFAPLLLDFPGELDGRPVRWCWLEGDTGIDWYHRSDTGFAGRRPC; from the coding sequence GTGAATGTCACTCCTCCGCTGCGCGACCGTCCGGACCGGATGATCCACGCGGCGCTGCGGAGGCCGGCCCCGCGTGGCGAGGGCGCGCCGACCGTGGCGGGCGCGGCCGCCGGGCGCGGCTCCGACATACTGGTGGCCATGTTCACGCTCGACGAAGCGCGCGCCCGCCTGGCGGAACTGCTGCCCCGGCTGGAGGAGCTGGTCGGCGTCCGCGCCGACCTGGCCGAGCTGCGGGCCGATCTGGACACCGGCGCGCAGAGCGAGCTGGGCGGCCTGGCCGAGGCCAAGGCGCTGGAGGCGCGGCTCTACGCCGGGCTGGAGGAGATCGCCGAGCAGGACATCGAGGTCAAGGGCTTCGCCCCGCTGCTGCTCGACTTCCCCGGCGAGCTGGACGGCCGCCCGGTGCGCTGGTGCTGGCTGGAGGGCGACACCGGCATCGACTGGTATCACCGCAGCGACACCGGCTTCGCCGGCCGCAGGCCCTGCTGA